Proteins co-encoded in one Juglans regia cultivar Chandler chromosome 16, Walnut 2.0, whole genome shotgun sequence genomic window:
- the LOC109007544 gene encoding phospholipase A2-alpha-like — protein sequence MVPYHSLKFAHLLSCSLIVLNLFCVPVHALNIGVRAAGAAVTVGKDCSKKCESDFCSVPPFLRYGKYCGLLYSGCPGEKPCDGLDSCCMKHDACVQAKNNDYLSQECSQNFINCMANFKKSGGHTFNGNKCLVDEVIDVISVVMEAALLAGRYLHKP from the exons ATGGTTCCATACCATTCATTGAAGTTTGCCCATCTCCTCTCATGCTCCCTCATTGTCCTCAACCTTTTCTGTGTTCCCGTCCATGCCCTTAACATCGGCGTTCGAGCTGCAGGTGCTGCTGTCACTGTG GGTAAAGATTGCAGTAAAAAATGCGAGTCAGACTTCTGTTCAG TTCCTCCATTTCTAAGATATGGTAAGTACTGTGGGCTCTTATACAGTGGATGCCCTGGGGAAAAACCTTGTGATGGCCTTGACTCTTGCTGCATGAAGCATGATGCTTGTGTGCAAGCTAAAAACA ATGACTATCTAAGCCAAGAATGCAGCCAAAACTTCATCAACTGTATGGCTAACTTTAAAAAATCCGGAGGCCATACATTTAACGGGAACAAATGTCTAGTTGACGAGGTTATTGATGTTATTTCTGTTGTCATGGAAGCTGCTTTACTTGCTGGAAGATATCTTCATAAGCCTTGA